The following DNA comes from Kitasatospora sp. NBC_01287.
GCTCGGGGCGCTCGGCTGGGTCGGGTCGCTCGGCTGGGTCGGTTCGGTCGGCTCGGACGCTCCGGTGGCGGGCAGATCGCTGGACGGCACGGGGCGGGACACGGCGGACATGGGCGACAGCGTATCGGGTCGTGGCAGGGTGCTGGAGGCGGCATGGCGAAGGGGTGAACGCGGTGCGGCGCCCGCCGGTCCGAGGAGGTCGGACCGGCGGGCGCCGCACTGAGCACCCGTCAGCGGCTCGCAGCCAGCAGCTCAGCAGCTCAGCAGCTCAGCTGGTCGGCAGCGGCTTGGCGCCGCGCTCGGCGAGCATGCTGGTCATCAGCTGGATCTCCGAGGTCTGCGCGGTCACCATCGACTGCGCGAGCGCCTTCTCCACCGGGTTCTTCGCCACGTCCACGTAGCCCTGGGCCATCGCGGCCCCGCCGGTGTGGTGCTGGACCATCAGCTGCAGGTAGAAGACCTCCGCCGCCGTGCCGCTGAGCTGCTGCAGCTGGGCGAGCTGGGTGTTGGTGGCCATCCCGGGCATCAGCGAGCCGTCGTGCGCCGGGTACGGCGTCATCTTCATCCAGGCCATCGGCGCGGCCGAGGAGCTCTGGCTGAGCCCCCACTGGCTGAGCCAGCCCATCAGCATGCCGCGCTGGTTCGCCTGGGTGTTGATGATGTCGAAGGCCAGCCCGCGCACCTCGGCGTTCGAGGTCCGGTCCCGGATGATGAACGACATGTCGATCGCCTGCTGGTGGTGCGTCGCCATGTCCCGCGCGAACCCGGCGTCCGGTGAGTCGGAGGCCGGCGCGGCCGTCACCGAACCGGAGGCCGAGGAGCCCCCTGCCACCAGCGCCGGCACGCCCAGGCAGAGCGCCACCGCCGCCGCCAGCGCGGCCGGCCACCAGAGGGTACGGCGGCGCCTGGGCGCGGCGGGGGAGGCCTCGTCCCAGGGGGCCGGCCCGTCCGTGTCGTCCAGGGCGGCCGGCATGTCCGGCCCGGCCAGGTCGTCCGGGGTGAGCGCCTCGCCCCCGGGCGGCTGCGCGGCCGTCATCACATGGCTCCGTCACTGCAGGAGGCGCCGGGCTCCTGGGTCTGCGGACCCTGGACGTACTTGGTGAAGAACTCGTTGACCCGCGGGTCGGTGGCGCTGTCCACCACCAGCTGGGTGCCCCACGCGTTGAGCGTGATGGTGCCCGTCTCGGTCGGGTACGGGCTCATCATCGAGTACGGGGTCACCTTCACCTTGTCCGACAGCGTCTTGATGTCGTCGGCGGTGGCCTTGCCGTTGTACGTCACCCAGACCGCGCCGTGCTCCAGCGAGTGGACGGCGTTCTCGTTCGTGACCGGCTTGTCGTAGACGTTGCCCATGCAGGTCAGCCAGACCGGGTTGTGGTCGCCGCCGACCGGCGGGGTCATCGCGTAGTTGACCGTCCCCTGCACGTGGTTGCGCGTCAGGTTGCTCCACGTCTTCACACCGGGGATCGGTGCCTTGGCGGCCGCGACCTCCTTGTCGTGCTTCTTGTTGGCGTTCGAGACGATGAAGTAACCGGCGCCGGCGGTACCCGCGATCAGCACGCACGCCACTGATATCGCGATGAACCGCATGCGCTTCTCGCGGCGCTGCTCCTCGGCCCGCAGCTGCGCGATCCGCTCGCGGCGGTCGGCCGCCGTCTGCTTGCCGCTCGCCTTGTTGCCCGGCTTGGCGTTGTTGGTCTGCTTGGAGGCGGAACCCACGGAAATCTTCCTTGTCCCCGCCGGTGCTCTGCTCGGGCACGGCGGAATGAGGTGTAACAGGGGAGGTGGAGACCACCGGCCGGACGCCCGGTGCGCGGTGCGGGACTCGCGTCGCGCGGCTGGTGCCAGGACCGGCGGGGGTTCCGCTCAGGTCCGGTTGACCTGGAGCAGGTGGAGATCAGGAGCGGGCGCCGACCCCGGGCCCGTACTCGGGAAGCCGCTCGCCGGCACCGGGTGGACGGCCACCAGCAGCGGCAGGTTTGTCGGGCCGGGCTGCGGAGGCGCGTTCGGCAGCTGCGCGTCCTGGCCGCCGAAGGAGTGGCTGGAGCAGCCGTCGCCCGGTCGGGGGTCGGAGCTGTCGAGGGCGCACAGGGTCACCGGGGCGAGGGACAGCCCGGCGGCGCGGTGGGCGCCGGCCTTGGCGGTGTGCGCGGTGTGCGCGGTGTCGGTGGCGCGGCTGGTCGGTGTGGCGTGGTCGGCCGGTGTGGCGCGGGTGGTCTGCGCGGGGTCCTTCACCGGGCCCTTCACCGGGCCTTTCACCAGGCCCTTCACCAGGCCCTTCACCGGCGCGGGCGGCGGCGGGGTCGCGGCCCGCGCCGATCCCGCGCAGGGAATCGCGACCAGCAGGGCGACCAGTAGACCGATCAGTGGCAGGACCAAGGACGCGCCACTCGGGTGGCCAACGGTAACGGCGCTCCCCGGCGTCGGTCGGAGAGGCCCTGGCGCGGTCATGCGCACATATTAATCAGCCGGACGGCCTAAGGGGTCCCCCCGATGGGTCGCTACTTTCGGTTTAATCCGCCCGCTCCTCGCTTGATCGGCGTCATCGTGGCGAATCCGCGCGAATCCCCGGACAGCGACCGGCGCCGTGGGCAGAATGACCAGGTGGCCCGCCTCCGCAGGTGACGGTCCGCCCGCCAGCCACGAACGAGGAGCCGAGAGATGACCGACCAGGGCGCCCCCGCGCAGCGTCGCCCCGACGAGGGGACGCCCAAGGACGGTGCGCCCGAGGACGGTTGGTGGACCGAGGTGTACGAGGGCCCGGCCGGTCGGCTGCCCGACACCCCGCGGGCCGGCGGTGGCGCGCAGAGCGTCGACGACTGGTTCGACTCGATCGCCTCGGCGGTGGGGCTGATCGGGCAGCAGCGGCAGGTGGCAGGCGAGGCGGAAGCTGTGGCGGCGGAGGCGGAGGCGGAGGCCGTCGAGCGCGAGCCCGAGCCCGCTCCTGAGCCGGTCTCCGTTCCTGTTCCTGTTCCTGTTCCTGCTCCCGAGCCCGAGCCCGCGCTGCCGAAGCTCGACCTCACCAAGCCCGCCGCCCCCGCGAAGCCCGCGCCCGCCCCTACTCCCACTCCCACTCCCACCCTCACGGACATCCCCGCCCCCGCTCCCACCCGGCCGCCCGCCTACGGCTACGAACCCACGCTGCTCCCCGCAGCCCACCCCGAGCGGGTCGCCGCGATCGTCCCCGACACCGCCCTCGACGGCGCCCAGTACCCCGGCCTCACCCTGCGCGCCGCCTCCGTGCGGGGCGACTCCGCCCGCCACCGCGGCGCACCGCGCGGCGACGCGCTGCTCGTCACCCGCTTCGGCGACGCCCCGGACGGCCTGCTGCTCGCCGTCATCGGCAGCCGCGCCCGCCCCCGCGTCGATCCGCGTGCCGACCAGGACGCCCCCGCCACGGCCGCCGAGCAGCAGCCGTCCGACACCGTCCGGTCGGCCGCCGCGCACCTGGCGGAGGCGATCGGCCGCAGCCGCGCCGAGCTCGCCGCCGACCTGCGCGAAGGTGCCCGCGACCGGCTCCGCTACGGACTCCAGCGCCTGACCACCGGTGCCGCCGCCGGCCTGCGCGCGCTCGCCCCGGACACGGGGTCGCTGCACTGCCTGCTGGTCCCGCTCGATCCGCGGGCCACCCACCGGGCCGCGTTCGGCGTGGGCCCCGGCGGCCTCTACCTGCTGCGGGCCGGGCACTGGATCGACGCCTACGCTGCCCGCCTGCTGCACCACCCGGACGGCCCGACCACCGTTCCCGAGCCGCGCCCGTTCCGGTTCCGGCTGATCCCGGCCGGCCCCGGCGACATCCTGCTGCTCTGCTCGCCGGGCCTGGCCGAGCCGATCGCCGAGGAGCCCGCCGTCGCGCACTTCCTGGCCGGCCACTGGTCCCACCCGCACCCGCCGGGCACGGTCGACTTCCTGCGCCAGGTCCAGGTCCGCGCCAAGGGCTACGCCGACGACCGCACCGCGGTCGCGCTCTGGAGCGATTGACGGTCCGTCAGATCTCTTGTGCCGTACCCAGGACGGCGGCCGCCACCGCCCGCACCTGGGCCGCCGACCGCTCCCGCGCCACCCCGGGCAGGCCGATCGCCAGCGGCACCGAGAAGCCGTCCAGCACCGCCCGCAGCTGCGCCGCCCGCTCCCCGGCCGGCCCGGCCCGGAACTCGCCCCGGGCCACCCCGTCCTCGATCAGCGCCGCCAGGTCCGCCTGCCAGGGCGCCTCGATCGCCAGCTGCCCCTGCCGGATCTCCGCACTGGACGGAGAGCGCCCCCAGACCTCGACCCAGAGGATCCACCGCGGATCGCCCGGCCCATCGGCCAGGTACAGCTCCGCGTACGCCCCGAACCGCTCCCACGCGGTCAGCCCCGGCCGCCCCAGCGCCACCCGCCGCCGCTCGCCGAGCTGCTCCTCGCTCCACCGCAGCGTCTCCAGCAGCAGCTGGTCCTTGCTCCCGAAGTAGTAGAGGAGATGCCCCGCGCTCATCCCCAGCTGCTGCCCCAGCCCCGCCATGGTCAGCTTCGCCAGCCCGTGCTCCGCGATCGCCCCCATCGCGACGGCGAGCACCTCCTCCCGCGGGCGCGCCGGTCGCCGGGGACGGGGCTCTGCCATGCTGCGGGCTCCTTGCGGCGCTGGTGGGGCGGGTGGGGCGGGTGGGTCCGGACGGATCCGGACCGATCGCCCTTCACCCTACGGCGCTGTCAGAGGACGCGGTGCATGACGTGCAACCCGACGTATCCCCGCGCCGGGTGCCGGAAGCCCTCCGGTACCGTGCCCAGCACCTCGAAGCCCAGCGACCGGTAGAGCTCCACCGCGTGCGTGTTCGTCTCGACCACCGCGTTGAACTGCATCGCCCGGAACCCGGCCGCCCGCGCCCACGCCACGGTGTACTCGCACAGCGCCCGTCCCACGCCCCGCCCGGAGTGCGCCGGGTCGACCATGTAGCTGGCGCTCGCGACGTGGGAGCCGTTGCCCCGCTGATTGGTGTTCATCTTCGCGGTGCCGACCACCGCACCGTCGTCGTCGACGGCGACGACCGTACGGTCCGGAGCCGGCAGCAGCCACCAGTCCCGACCCTGCTCCCGCGTGAGGTCGACGGGGTAGGTGAAGGTCTCGCCCGCGGCGACGATCTCGTGGAAGAACGGCCAGATGGCGGCCCAGTCCTCGGCGACGGCTTCTCTGATCAGCATGCGGACAAGGATGTCCGCCGGACCCCGGACCCGCCAACCCGTTTCGGCGCGGGTCGCGACCTACCGCGATCACCGGC
Coding sequences within:
- a CDS encoding DUF305 domain-containing protein — its product is MTAAQPPGGEALTPDDLAGPDMPAALDDTDGPAPWDEASPAAPRRRRTLWWPAALAAAVALCLGVPALVAGGSSASGSVTAAPASDSPDAGFARDMATHHQQAIDMSFIIRDRTSNAEVRGLAFDIINTQANQRGMLMGWLSQWGLSQSSSAAPMAWMKMTPYPAHDGSLMPGMATNTQLAQLQQLSGTAAEVFYLQLMVQHHTGGAAMAQGYVDVAKNPVEKALAQSMVTAQTSEIQLMTSMLAERGAKPLPTS
- a CDS encoding DUF3105 domain-containing protein, giving the protein MGSASKQTNNAKPGNKASGKQTAADRRERIAQLRAEEQRREKRMRFIAISVACVLIAGTAGAGYFIVSNANKKHDKEVAAAKAPIPGVKTWSNLTRNHVQGTVNYAMTPPVGGDHNPVWLTCMGNVYDKPVTNENAVHSLEHGAVWVTYNGKATADDIKTLSDKVKVTPYSMMSPYPTETGTITLNAWGTQLVVDSATDPRVNEFFTKYVQGPQTQEPGASCSDGAM
- a CDS encoding protein phosphatase 2C domain-containing protein encodes the protein MTDQGAPAQRRPDEGTPKDGAPEDGWWTEVYEGPAGRLPDTPRAGGGAQSVDDWFDSIASAVGLIGQQRQVAGEAEAVAAEAEAEAVEREPEPAPEPVSVPVPVPVPAPEPEPALPKLDLTKPAAPAKPAPAPTPTPTPTLTDIPAPAPTRPPAYGYEPTLLPAAHPERVAAIVPDTALDGAQYPGLTLRAASVRGDSARHRGAPRGDALLVTRFGDAPDGLLLAVIGSRARPRVDPRADQDAPATAAEQQPSDTVRSAAAHLAEAIGRSRAELAADLREGARDRLRYGLQRLTTGAAAGLRALAPDTGSLHCLLVPLDPRATHRAAFGVGPGGLYLLRAGHWIDAYAARLLHHPDGPTTVPEPRPFRFRLIPAGPGDILLLCSPGLAEPIAEEPAVAHFLAGHWSHPHPPGTVDFLRQVQVRAKGYADDRTAVALWSD
- a CDS encoding TetR/AcrR family transcriptional regulator, whose product is MAEPRPRRPARPREEVLAVAMGAIAEHGLAKLTMAGLGQQLGMSAGHLLYYFGSKDQLLLETLRWSEEQLGERRRVALGRPGLTAWERFGAYAELYLADGPGDPRWILWVEVWGRSPSSAEIRQGQLAIEAPWQADLAALIEDGVARGEFRAGPAGERAAQLRAVLDGFSVPLAIGLPGVARERSAAQVRAVAAAVLGTAQEI
- a CDS encoding GNAT family N-acetyltransferase encodes the protein MLIREAVAEDWAAIWPFFHEIVAAGETFTYPVDLTREQGRDWWLLPAPDRTVVAVDDDGAVVGTAKMNTNQRGNGSHVASASYMVDPAHSGRGVGRALCEYTVAWARAAGFRAMQFNAVVETNTHAVELYRSLGFEVLGTVPEGFRHPARGYVGLHVMHRVL